From the Macaca nemestrina isolate mMacNem1 chromosome 7, mMacNem.hap1, whole genome shotgun sequence genome, one window contains:
- the LOC105492003 gene encoding golgin subfamily A member 6C-like isoform X13, with protein MADFLRNLLTFKYFRSKDCCSNGAHRERVCKFWSKQEWEADKSSSNSSSLHAPQSRYQELEVALDSSSATINQLNENVESLRIGELEQAPSAVSMQQQEEDRNSENKSAPQLEQQVKELQEKKLSEERLEAPSQQK; from the exons ATGGCCGATTTCTTGCGAAATCtcctaacttttaaatatttccgATCAAAAGACTGCTGCTCAAACGGAGCCCACCGGGAGCGTGTTTGCAAATTCTGGAGTAAACAAGAGTGGGAAGCTGATAAG tcctcctccaactcctcctcTCTGCATGCGCCTCAGAGCCGGTACCAAGAACTGGAAGTAGCCCTGGACTCAAGCTCCGCAACAATCAATCAACTCAATGAAAACGTAGAATCATTG CGTATTGGAGAGTTGGAGCAGGCTCCCTCTGCTGTCTCCATGCAGCAGCAGGAAGAGGACAGG AACAGTGAGAACAAGAGCGCACCGCAGTTGGAGCAGCAAGTAAAGGAGCTGCAGGAGAAGAAGCTGAGCGAG
- the LOC105492003 gene encoding uncharacterized protein isoform X12, which produces MADFLRNLLTFKYFRSKDCCSNGAHRERVCKFWSKQEWEADKSSSNSSSLHAPQSRYQELEVALDSSSATINQLNENVESLRIGELEQAPSAVSMQQQEEDRRQPGVSQLLWVSWGHRGERALDAELGGHTAARGLDGEDEKFRCGEPRPFHTVPLKRARGRLSIQLGQ; this is translated from the exons ATGGCCGATTTCTTGCGAAATCtcctaacttttaaatatttccgATCAAAAGACTGCTGCTCAAACGGAGCCCACCGGGAGCGTGTTTGCAAATTCTGGAGTAAACAAGAGTGGGAAGCTGATAAG tcctcctccaactcctcctcTCTGCATGCGCCTCAGAGCCGGTACCAAGAACTGGAAGTAGCCCTGGACTCAAGCTCCGCAACAATCAATCAACTCAATGAAAACGTAGAATCATTG CGTATTGGAGAGTTGGAGCAGGCTCCCTCTGCTGTCTCCATGCAGCAGCAGGAAGAGGACAGG AGGCAGCCTGGGGTGAGTCAGCTGCTGTGGGTGAGTTGGGGGCACCGTGGGGAGCGAGCACTGGACGCAGAGCTTGGAGGCCACACAGCAGCTCGAGGACTGGATGGTGAAGATGAGAAGTTTCGATGTGGGGAGCCCAGGCCATTCCACACAGTGCCCCTTAAAAGGGCAAGGGGTAGGCTCAGTATACAACTCGGTCAGTAA